From a region of the Burkholderia lata genome:
- a CDS encoding LysR family transcriptional regulator ArgP, with translation MLDYALLDALAAVIRHGSFERAAKELNVTASAVSQRVKLLEERVGSVLVKRGQPCVATTSGALLCRHTERVQLLEAELGGRMPALPGQIASAWPTLRVAVNDDSVATWFIDAVGPFCTERETLLDLVIDDQDYTASRIRDGSVQGAVTAQAEPIQGCRSERLGRIRYRAVCSPAFYERYFGAGITRDALRRAPCVMFNPKDGLQARFIRRVTRADLDPPQHWIPHVAGYLRACETGLGWGMCPDRMVDRQLAAGELVDMSRGRTIDIDLYWQSWRLSIGWLDDFSAALKARAALFLD, from the coding sequence ATGCTCGACTACGCGTTGCTCGATGCCCTCGCGGCCGTGATCCGGCACGGCTCGTTCGAGCGGGCGGCCAAGGAGCTGAATGTCACCGCGTCGGCCGTGTCGCAGCGCGTGAAACTGCTGGAGGAGCGGGTCGGCAGCGTGCTCGTCAAGCGCGGGCAGCCGTGCGTCGCGACGACGTCGGGTGCGCTGCTGTGCCGGCATACCGAGCGCGTGCAGCTGCTCGAGGCCGAGCTGGGCGGCCGGATGCCGGCGCTGCCGGGCCAGATCGCGAGCGCGTGGCCGACGTTGCGCGTGGCCGTCAACGACGACAGCGTCGCGACGTGGTTCATCGACGCGGTCGGGCCGTTCTGCACGGAGCGCGAAACGTTGCTCGACCTCGTGATCGACGACCAGGATTACACCGCTTCGCGCATTCGCGACGGCAGCGTGCAGGGCGCGGTGACCGCACAGGCCGAGCCGATCCAGGGATGCAGGTCGGAGCGACTGGGGCGCATTCGCTATCGCGCGGTGTGCTCGCCGGCGTTCTACGAACGCTACTTTGGCGCGGGCATCACGCGCGATGCGCTGCGCCGCGCGCCGTGCGTGATGTTCAATCCGAAGGACGGGCTGCAGGCGCGTTTCATCCGGCGCGTGACGCGCGCGGATCTCGATCCGCCGCAGCACTGGATACCGCACGTCGCAGGCTACCTGCGTGCATGCGAAACGGGATTGGGATGGGGAATGTGTCCGGACCGGATGGTCGACCGCCAACTGGCGGCGGGCGAACTGGTCGACATGTCGCGCGGGCGAACGATCGACATCGACCTTTACTGGCAGAGCTGGCGCTTGTCGATCGGCTGGCTCGACGATTTCAGTGCGGCGCTGAAGGCACGCGCCGCACTGTTTCTCGATTGA
- a CDS encoding DUF3005 domain-containing protein — translation MESSGQTDRSRPRSIELDNDDTHDSTVDTDGKNREAARLAGGGPISPDEITRSNASLVNAMPEAGDGFAGFDSRPGGNHPAFALRAGYMVIEKGFDAPPPMSDALFGPVHRMYGSAYWPGHQRRPERVFELTAVPR, via the coding sequence ATGGAATCATCCGGTCAAACCGATCGTTCGCGTCCCCGCAGCATCGAGCTCGACAACGACGACACGCACGACAGCACGGTCGATACCGACGGCAAGAACCGCGAGGCGGCGCGCCTCGCCGGCGGCGGGCCGATCTCGCCCGACGAAATCACGCGCAGCAACGCGTCGCTCGTCAATGCGATGCCGGAAGCCGGCGACGGTTTCGCCGGTTTCGACAGCCGCCCCGGCGGCAATCATCCGGCGTTCGCGCTGCGTGCCGGCTACATGGTGATCGAGAAGGGCTTCGACGCGCCACCGCCCATGAGCGACGCGCTGTTCGGCCCGGTCCACCGGATGTACGGCAGCGCGTACTGGCCCGGCCACCAGCGGCGTCCGGAGCGCGTATTCGAGCTGACGGCCGTGCCGAGATAG
- the fnr gene encoding fumarate/nitrate reduction transcriptional regulator Fnr, with protein sequence MLTPVATRPAATPHAGSWAPRQAAHCSTCAMRHLCMPQGLAPEALSRLESVICAARPVKRGEALFREGDAFDNLYAVRSGSLKTVATRHDGREQVTGLHLAGEALGLDGICDDTHPRTAVALEDSSVCVIPYSALKTLCSEAGSMQLRMHKLMSEQIVRETSQTMLLGSLNAEERVAAFLLDVSSRYLKRGYSPSEFNLRMTREDIGSYLGMTLETVSRTLSKFQKRGLIEMQGRHVQIVDFDGLHHV encoded by the coding sequence ATGCTGACGCCCGTCGCCACACGTCCCGCCGCCACGCCTCATGCCGGTAGCTGGGCTCCTCGCCAGGCCGCGCACTGCTCGACGTGCGCAATGCGGCACCTGTGCATGCCGCAGGGCCTGGCACCCGAAGCGCTCAGTCGCCTCGAGTCGGTCATCTGCGCAGCGCGCCCCGTCAAGCGCGGCGAAGCACTGTTCCGCGAAGGCGACGCATTCGACAACCTGTACGCAGTGCGCTCGGGTTCGCTGAAAACCGTCGCAACACGTCACGATGGCCGCGAGCAGGTCACGGGCCTGCACCTCGCCGGCGAAGCGCTCGGCCTCGACGGCATCTGCGACGACACGCATCCGCGCACCGCGGTCGCGCTGGAAGACAGCTCGGTCTGCGTGATTCCGTACAGCGCACTCAAGACGCTGTGCTCGGAAGCCGGTTCAATGCAGTTGCGCATGCACAAGCTGATGAGCGAACAGATCGTGCGCGAAACGTCGCAAACGATGCTGCTCGGTTCGCTGAATGCCGAAGAACGTGTCGCCGCGTTCCTGCTCGATGTGTCGTCACGCTACCTGAAGCGCGGTTACTCGCCGTCGGAATTCAACCTGCGGATGACGCGCGAAGACATCGGCAGCTACCTCGGCATGACGCTCGAAACGGTCAGCCGCACGCTGTCGAAATTCCAGAAGCGCGGCCTGATCGAAATGCAGGGCCGCCACGTCCAGATCGTCGATTTCGACGGTTTGCATCACGTCTGA
- the epsC gene encoding serine O-acetyltransferase EpsC, which translates to MSTSPARQWGLEEIVAGLRESREELHRTRHPRGIRELPSRDAICKIVTGLRASMFPTHYGAPDLTDESVDFYVGHTLESTLRILSEQIRRALPFLPEHVDTPFAELDERAFEIAREFGRQLPAVRALLVSDIQAAYAGDPAAQHITEILLCYPGVLAMMHHRLAHALHRLGVPLLARFINEIAHSATGIDIHPGAHIGPSFFIDHGTGVVIGETAIIGERVRVYQAVTLGAKSFPADGEGALVKGNARHPIVEDDVVIYAGATILGRVTIGRGSVIGGNVWLTHSVPPGTSVAQGKVREGGSADKP; encoded by the coding sequence ATGTCGACATCACCCGCCCGTCAGTGGGGCCTTGAAGAAATCGTTGCCGGCTTGCGCGAGTCGCGCGAGGAACTCCATCGCACGCGCCATCCGCGCGGCATCCGCGAACTGCCGTCGCGCGATGCAATCTGCAAGATTGTGACCGGCCTGCGCGCGTCGATGTTTCCGACGCACTACGGCGCACCGGACCTGACCGATGAAAGCGTCGACTTCTACGTCGGCCACACGCTCGAAAGCACGCTGCGCATCCTGTCCGAACAGATCCGCCGTGCGCTGCCGTTCCTGCCCGAGCATGTCGATACGCCGTTCGCCGAGCTCGACGAACGCGCGTTCGAAATCGCGCGCGAATTCGGCCGGCAGTTGCCGGCGGTGCGCGCGCTGCTCGTCAGCGACATCCAGGCCGCGTATGCGGGCGATCCGGCCGCGCAGCACATCACCGAGATCCTGCTGTGCTACCCGGGCGTGCTGGCGATGATGCATCACCGGCTCGCGCATGCGCTGCACCGGCTCGGCGTGCCGCTGCTCGCGCGATTCATCAATGAAATCGCCCACTCGGCCACCGGCATCGACATCCACCCGGGTGCGCACATCGGCCCGAGCTTCTTCATCGACCACGGCACGGGCGTCGTGATCGGCGAGACGGCGATCATCGGCGAGCGCGTGCGCGTGTACCAGGCCGTCACGCTCGGCGCGAAGAGCTTCCCGGCCGATGGCGAAGGTGCACTGGTCAAGGGTAATGCGCGGCACCCGATCGTCGAGGACGACGTGGTGATCTACGCGGGCGCGACGATTCTCGGCCGCGTGACGATCGGGCGCGGCTCGGTGATCGGCGGCAACGTGTGGCTCACGCACAGCGTGCCGCCCGGCACGAGCGTCGCGCAGGGCAAGGTGCGCGAAGGCGGGAGCGCCGACAAGCCGTAA
- a CDS encoding LysR family transcriptional regulator, translating to MDALDLNLIPYLVALDDTRNVSRAGDLLGVSQPRVSTALGRLREYFGDPLFVRTSRGMEPTPRALALLPAARDALAQIERGLVAPHDFDPAASTHTFSIALSDVGEIVFLPKLLQAFATRAPYANLRSVSLAHDEVGRGLEAGTIDLAVGYFPDLDGNNFFQQRLFTHRFVCLMRRGHPFEQAPPFTVEQFLGCGHAVVRAEGRSQEVLEKYLAKQRMQRRAVLETPHFMSLPFILSRTDLIATVPHAIGYAYAAEHAFIVPVEPPLALPRFDLKQHWHRKYHNDPRTAWLRGVVASLFNDEQDEWPK from the coding sequence ATGGATGCGCTCGATCTGAACCTCATTCCCTACCTCGTCGCACTCGACGACACGCGCAACGTGAGCCGCGCGGGCGACCTGCTCGGCGTCAGCCAGCCGCGCGTGAGTACCGCGCTCGGCCGGCTGCGCGAGTACTTCGGCGATCCGCTGTTCGTGCGCACGTCGCGCGGAATGGAGCCGACGCCGCGCGCGCTCGCGTTGCTGCCGGCCGCCCGCGACGCACTCGCGCAGATCGAGCGCGGCCTCGTCGCGCCGCACGACTTCGACCCGGCCGCGAGCACGCACACGTTCTCGATCGCGCTGTCGGACGTCGGCGAGATCGTGTTCCTGCCGAAGCTGCTGCAGGCGTTCGCGACGCGCGCGCCGTACGCGAACCTGCGCTCGGTCTCGCTCGCGCACGACGAAGTCGGACGCGGCCTCGAAGCCGGGACGATCGATCTCGCGGTCGGCTACTTCCCCGATCTCGACGGCAACAACTTCTTCCAGCAGCGGTTGTTCACACACCGGTTCGTGTGCCTGATGCGGCGCGGCCATCCGTTCGAACAGGCGCCGCCGTTCACGGTCGAGCAGTTCCTCGGGTGCGGGCACGCGGTGGTGCGGGCCGAAGGCCGCAGCCAGGAGGTGCTCGAGAAATATCTCGCGAAGCAGCGCATGCAGCGCCGCGCGGTGCTCGAGACGCCGCACTTCATGAGCCTGCCGTTCATCCTGAGCCGTACCGACCTGATCGCGACGGTGCCGCATGCGATCGGCTATGCGTATGCGGCCGAGCACGCGTTCATCGTGCCCGTCGAGCCGCCGCTCGCGCTGCCGCGCTTCGACCTGAAGCAGCACTGGCATCGCAAGTACCACAACGATCCGCGCACCGCGTGGCTGCGCGGCGTCGTCGCCTCACTGTTCAACGACGAGCAGGACGAATGGCCGAAGTGA
- a CDS encoding helix-turn-helix domain-containing protein, with protein sequence MPDTSTEIATISTRAVRGHERVDFWVDHVARTLVRIECSGKSSEGIDASLRKRDLGLFGACDIVANRHAVVRTSHNIHADQRDAVFICLMHAGQGYTFQDVDCMQHGPGDLVLYDTSMPYGHGFPADMAMTVLDVPRDVFEARVGPWRYRSLVKIDRDDGVASWAVRQVYALLAAPPEPTSDARERRAAAILDLVQSMLRLRDGDASPTKSTVHTLSRAKAFIDSHLADDDLDSQSVSRAINLSPRQLARVFEIEGMPLTRYILARRLERCRADLRDRSLKHLTVSEIAFRWGFNNSAHFSRSYRARFGETPSDTRAPAPADAR encoded by the coding sequence ATGCCGGACACCAGCACGGAGATCGCCACGATCTCGACGCGTGCCGTACGCGGCCACGAACGCGTGGACTTCTGGGTCGACCATGTCGCGCGCACGCTCGTGCGGATCGAATGCAGCGGCAAGTCGTCCGAAGGCATCGACGCGTCGCTGCGCAAGCGCGATCTCGGGCTGTTCGGCGCCTGCGACATCGTCGCGAACCGGCACGCGGTCGTGCGCACGTCGCACAACATCCATGCGGACCAGCGCGACGCCGTGTTCATCTGCCTGATGCACGCAGGGCAAGGCTATACGTTCCAGGACGTCGACTGCATGCAGCACGGGCCCGGCGACCTCGTCCTCTACGACACGTCGATGCCGTACGGCCACGGCTTTCCCGCCGACATGGCGATGACCGTGCTCGACGTGCCGCGCGACGTGTTCGAGGCGCGCGTCGGCCCGTGGCGCTACCGCAGCCTCGTCAAGATCGACCGGGACGACGGCGTCGCATCGTGGGCCGTGCGGCAGGTCTATGCGCTGCTCGCCGCGCCACCGGAGCCGACGTCCGACGCCCGCGAACGGCGCGCCGCCGCGATCCTCGATCTCGTGCAGTCGATGCTGCGGCTGCGCGACGGCGACGCGTCGCCGACCAAGTCGACCGTCCACACGCTGTCGCGCGCCAAGGCGTTCATCGACAGCCATCTCGCCGACGACGATCTCGACAGCCAGTCGGTGAGCCGCGCGATCAACCTGTCGCCGCGCCAGCTCGCGCGCGTCTTCGAAATCGAAGGGATGCCGCTCACGCGCTACATCCTCGCGCGGCGGCTCGAGCGCTGCCGCGCCGACCTGCGCGACCGGTCGCTGAAGCACCTGACGGTCAGCGAGATCGCGTTCCGATGGGGCTTCAACAACAGCGCGCACTTCAGCCGCAGCTACCGCGCGCGCTTCGGCGAGACGCCGAGCGATACGCGCGCGCCGGCGCCGGCCGACGCGCGCTAG
- the folE gene encoding GTP cyclohydrolase I FolE — translation MGKKKSARPEPAASRPSREEAEDAVRVLLRWAGDDPAREGLIDTPARVVRAYEQFFAGYALEPRDILARTFSEVDGYDEMIVLKDIRFESYCEHHMVPIIGRAHVAYLPNHRVVGISKLARLVDAFAKRLQIQEKMTVQIADTLFDVLQPKGVGVILEAAHQCISTRGVHKPGVEMVTSRMLGTFRTDPSTRREFLSIVANPSSVNLTNT, via the coding sequence ATGGGTAAAAAGAAGTCCGCGCGGCCGGAGCCGGCCGCATCCCGCCCGAGCCGTGAAGAAGCAGAAGACGCGGTTCGCGTGCTGTTGCGCTGGGCCGGCGACGATCCCGCGCGCGAAGGCCTGATCGACACGCCCGCACGTGTCGTGCGCGCCTATGAACAGTTCTTCGCCGGCTATGCGCTGGAGCCGCGCGACATCCTCGCGCGCACCTTCAGCGAAGTCGACGGCTACGACGAAATGATCGTGCTGAAGGACATCCGCTTCGAGAGCTACTGCGAGCACCACATGGTGCCGATCATCGGCCGCGCGCACGTCGCGTATCTGCCGAATCATCGCGTGGTCGGTATCTCGAAGCTGGCGCGCCTCGTTGACGCATTCGCGAAACGCCTGCAGATCCAGGAAAAGATGACCGTGCAGATCGCCGACACGCTGTTCGACGTGCTGCAGCCGAAGGGCGTCGGCGTGATCCTCGAAGCCGCGCACCAGTGCATCTCGACGCGCGGCGTGCACAAGCCGGGCGTCGAGATGGTCACGTCGCGCATGCTCGGCACGTTCCGCACCGATCCGTCGACGCGGCGCGAATTCCTGTCGATCGTCGCGAATCCTTCTTCAGTGAACCTGACGAATACGTAA
- a CDS encoding universal stress protein — protein sequence MYKRILVAVDGSDTSRHAFDAALALAKSHGAELQPFYVVENAAIYYNVPGYDPSVLRDQLVAQGNALAKDFTALMQAAGVKGETKLSEATSLNDVSSLILDGAKAFDADLLVLGTHGRRGFRRLVLGSIAEQCVRHATLPVLLIPAAANVDEPAA from the coding sequence ATGTACAAGCGTATTCTGGTTGCCGTCGACGGCAGCGACACGTCCCGCCATGCGTTCGATGCCGCGCTGGCACTCGCGAAATCGCACGGCGCCGAGCTGCAACCGTTCTACGTCGTCGAGAACGCCGCGATCTACTACAACGTTCCCGGCTACGATCCGTCCGTGCTGCGCGACCAGCTCGTCGCGCAGGGCAACGCGCTCGCGAAGGATTTCACCGCGCTGATGCAGGCAGCGGGCGTGAAGGGCGAGACGAAGCTGAGCGAAGCGACGTCGCTCAACGACGTGTCGTCGCTGATCCTCGACGGCGCGAAAGCGTTCGATGCCGATCTGCTCGTGCTCGGCACGCACGGCCGCCGCGGGTTCCGCCGTCTCGTGCTCGGCAGCATCGCCGAGCAATGCGTGCGCCACGCGACGCTGCCCGTGCTGCTGATTCCGGCGGCTGCCAACGTCGACGAACCGGCCGCGTAA
- a CDS encoding SDR family oxidoreductase, translating into MAQTKQAAHAPVVLVTGAARRAGRAFAEYFAAHGYRTAVHYDRSADAAQAAARAIAESGHDSVALQADLADAAQITALIDQVYACFGRLDVLVNNASVFWQDHFPSFDLAAFDQAWAVNCRAPILLTRAFYERARAAGTQGVVVNVVDQKIKENFHRDHFSYTVAKAALGNLTQMLALSSAPVLRVNAVFPGLMLPSDDQTQADFEHASRASTPLARIAGPDDVASAILMLTGNAYNGVDFVVDAGQNLIRVDQDVLYKHRAPDGKH; encoded by the coding sequence ATGGCGCAGACGAAGCAAGCGGCGCATGCGCCCGTCGTGCTCGTGACCGGCGCCGCGCGCCGGGCCGGGCGCGCGTTCGCCGAGTATTTCGCCGCGCACGGCTATCGCACCGCGGTGCATTACGACCGTTCGGCCGATGCCGCGCAGGCAGCGGCCCGTGCGATTGCCGAGAGCGGACACGATTCAGTCGCGCTGCAGGCTGACCTGGCGGATGCCGCGCAGATCACCGCGCTCATCGACCAGGTGTATGCGTGCTTCGGGCGCCTCGACGTGCTCGTCAACAATGCGTCGGTATTCTGGCAGGACCATTTCCCGAGCTTCGACCTCGCGGCGTTCGACCAGGCGTGGGCCGTCAACTGCCGCGCGCCGATCCTGCTCACGCGCGCGTTCTACGAACGGGCCCGCGCGGCCGGCACGCAGGGTGTCGTCGTGAATGTGGTCGACCAGAAGATCAAGGAAAACTTTCACCGCGACCATTTCAGCTACACGGTCGCGAAGGCCGCGCTGGGCAACCTCACGCAGATGCTCGCGCTGTCGTCCGCGCCGGTGCTGCGCGTGAATGCGGTATTCCCCGGGCTGATGCTGCCGAGCGACGACCAGACGCAGGCCGACTTCGAACACGCGAGCCGCGCATCGACGCCGCTTGCGCGCATCGCGGGCCCCGACGACGTCGCGAGCGCGATCCTGATGCTGACGGGCAACGCGTACAACGGCGTGGATTTCGTCGTCGATGCGGGGCAGAACCTGATCCGTGTCGACCAGGACGTGCTGTACAAGCACCGCGCGCCCGACGGCAAGCACTGA
- a CDS encoding LysE/ArgO family amino acid transporter, which yields MNWLAFSHGAALCGSLIVTIGAQNAFVLRQGIMRSHVGKIVLLCALSDMILIGAGVGGASVLVERYPTFVHAVLYVGLAYLAWFGINALRRAFKPGHETLDVRGDAVAPPPQSGLAIVLMTLAFTWLNPHVYLDTFLLIGTAGAREPEGARLAFAIGAMSVSLVWFLGLGYGARLLAPWFRKAVAWRVLDGAIGSMVLFLAAVQLR from the coding sequence ATGAACTGGCTCGCTTTTTCCCACGGCGCCGCACTCTGCGGTTCACTTATCGTCACCATCGGCGCGCAGAACGCATTCGTGCTGCGGCAGGGCATCATGCGCTCGCACGTCGGCAAGATCGTGCTGCTGTGCGCGCTGTCCGACATGATCCTGATCGGCGCGGGCGTCGGCGGCGCATCGGTGCTCGTCGAACGCTATCCGACCTTTGTCCACGCGGTGCTGTACGTCGGCCTCGCGTATCTCGCGTGGTTCGGCATCAACGCGCTGCGCCGCGCGTTCAAGCCGGGCCACGAAACGCTCGACGTGCGCGGCGACGCGGTTGCGCCGCCGCCGCAGAGCGGCCTGGCTATCGTGCTGATGACGCTCGCGTTCACGTGGCTCAACCCGCACGTGTATCTCGACACGTTCCTGCTGATCGGCACGGCCGGCGCACGCGAGCCGGAAGGCGCGCGGCTCGCGTTCGCGATCGGCGCGATGTCGGTCAGCCTCGTGTGGTTCCTCGGGCTCGGCTACGGTGCGCGACTGCTCGCGCCGTGGTTCCGCAAAGCGGTGGCGTGGCGCGTGCTCGATGGTGCGATCGGCAGCATGGTGCTGTTTCTCGCGGCCGTGCAGTTGCGCTGA
- a CDS encoding aldo/keto reductase has translation MALRTLGTSNIQVSPLTFGGNVFGWTVDENTSFALLDALADTGINFIDTADVYSAWAPGNSGGESETIIGKWLKRSGKREQVVISTKVGLLATRAGLTRDNILKAADDSLRRLQTDYIDLYFSHSDLADTAPLEETLGAYQTLIDAGKVRIIGASNYSGARLREAADISKRDGLPAYQVIQPEYNQLDRADYERDLEPVVRDLKLGVVNYYALASGFLSGKYRSEADLKKSVRGDRVAGYLNERGLRILAALDAVAEKHGTQPAAIALAWQIARPTITAPIASATSLAQLESLGEAIRVQLDQDDIRRIDEASAG, from the coding sequence ATGGCACTACGCACCCTCGGCACGTCGAACATCCAGGTTTCGCCGCTCACGTTCGGCGGCAACGTCTTCGGCTGGACCGTCGACGAGAACACGTCGTTTGCGCTGCTCGACGCGCTCGCCGATACCGGCATCAACTTCATCGACACGGCCGACGTCTATTCGGCCTGGGCCCCCGGCAACAGTGGCGGCGAATCGGAAACGATCATCGGCAAGTGGCTCAAGCGTTCCGGCAAGCGCGAGCAGGTCGTGATCTCGACCAAGGTCGGCCTGCTGGCCACGCGCGCAGGGCTGACCCGCGACAACATCCTGAAGGCCGCCGACGATTCGCTGCGCCGCCTGCAGACCGACTACATCGACCTGTATTTCTCGCACAGCGATCTCGCCGATACGGCCCCGCTCGAAGAAACGCTCGGCGCCTATCAAACGCTGATCGACGCGGGCAAGGTGCGAATCATCGGCGCATCGAACTACAGCGGCGCACGCCTGCGCGAAGCGGCCGACATCAGCAAGCGCGACGGCCTGCCCGCGTACCAGGTCATCCAGCCCGAATACAACCAGCTCGACCGCGCCGACTACGAACGCGATCTCGAACCGGTCGTGCGCGACCTGAAGCTCGGTGTCGTCAACTACTACGCGCTCGCGAGCGGCTTCCTGTCGGGCAAGTACCGCAGCGAGGCCGACCTGAAGAAGAGCGTGCGCGGCGATCGCGTCGCCGGGTATCTCAATGAGCGCGGGCTGCGCATCCTCGCAGCCCTCGATGCGGTGGCCGAGAAGCACGGCACGCAACCGGCCGCGATCGCGCTCGCCTGGCAGATCGCACGGCCGACGATCACCGCGCCGATCGCCAGCGCGACGTCGCTGGCGCAGCTGGAATCGCTCGGCGAAGCGATCCGCGTTCAGCTCGATCAGGACGATATTCGCCGGATCGATGAGGCCAGCGCGGGCTGA
- a CDS encoding 4-hydroxybenzoate 3-monooxygenase yields MRTQVAIIGAGPSGLLLSHLLRLQGVDSILVEARSREYCENRIRAGVLEQGTVDTLNDAGLGERMRREGLEHHGIELLFSSQRHRIDLSALTGGRAITVYSQHEVVRDLIAAGVEHGHAMHFDVSDVALHDVEGEHPFVTFKHADGRADRIDCDYIAGCDGFHGIARQTIPAERLNTFERVYPFAWLGILADAAPSLDELVYAHHDNGFALFSMRSPTVTRLYLQCKPDEDLTEWSDTRIWDELHTRFSNDTGWTPTEGRITQKSVTPMRSFVSETMQHGRLFLAGDAAHIVPPTGAKGMNLAVADVRALSRALGARYRTGDATPLDTYSATCLERVWRAEHFSYFMTNMLHSSPEDSPFVNRLKFAELKYVTRSRAAAQALAENYVGLPFDDAAAPEATRLDNALCATL; encoded by the coding sequence ATGCGCACCCAAGTCGCGATCATCGGCGCCGGCCCGTCCGGCCTTTTGCTGTCCCATCTGCTGCGCCTGCAAGGCGTCGATTCCATCCTCGTCGAAGCGCGTTCGCGCGAATACTGCGAGAACCGCATCCGCGCCGGCGTGCTGGAGCAGGGCACGGTCGACACGCTGAACGACGCCGGCCTCGGCGAGCGGATGCGCCGCGAAGGGCTCGAACACCACGGCATTGAGCTGCTGTTCTCGAGCCAGCGCCATCGCATCGACCTGTCCGCGCTCACCGGCGGGCGCGCGATCACCGTCTACAGCCAGCACGAAGTGGTGCGCGACCTGATCGCGGCCGGCGTCGAGCATGGCCACGCGATGCACTTCGACGTGAGCGACGTCGCGTTGCACGACGTCGAAGGCGAGCACCCGTTCGTCACGTTCAAGCACGCCGACGGCCGCGCAGACCGCATCGACTGCGACTACATCGCCGGCTGCGACGGCTTCCACGGCATCGCGCGCCAGACGATTCCGGCCGAGCGGCTGAACACGTTCGAGCGCGTCTATCCGTTCGCGTGGCTCGGCATTCTCGCCGACGCGGCACCGTCGCTCGACGAACTCGTCTACGCGCATCACGACAACGGTTTCGCGCTGTTCTCGATGCGCTCGCCGACGGTCACGCGCCTGTACCTGCAGTGCAAGCCCGACGAAGACCTCACCGAATGGTCCGACACGCGGATCTGGGACGAATTGCACACGCGCTTCTCGAACGACACCGGCTGGACGCCGACCGAGGGCCGGATCACGCAGAAAAGCGTGACGCCGATGCGCAGCTTCGTGTCCGAGACGATGCAGCACGGGCGCCTGTTCCTCGCCGGCGACGCCGCGCACATCGTGCCGCCGACCGGCGCGAAGGGGATGAACCTCGCGGTGGCCGACGTCCGTGCGCTGTCCCGCGCGCTCGGTGCGCGCTACCGCACCGGCGACGCGACGCCGCTCGACACGTATTCGGCGACCTGCCTCGAACGCGTGTGGCGCGCCGAGCACTTCTCGTACTTCATGACGAACATGCTGCACTCGTCGCCGGAAGACTCGCCGTTCGTCAATCGCCTGAAGTTTGCCGAGCTGAAATACGTGACGCGCTCGCGGGCTGCCGCGCAGGCGCTCGCCGAAAACTACGTCGGCTTGCCGTTCGACGACGCAGCGGCCCCCGAGGCAACCCGCCTTGACAACGCGCTGTGCGCGACTCTATGA